From the Bacteroidales bacterium genome, one window contains:
- a CDS encoding 4-hydroxy-3-methylbut-2-enyl diphosphate reductase, with translation MLNLRVETEPNSGFCFGVKNAIRKAEEVLSRGEELYCLGELVHNEKEIMRLQQKGMKIISYEEYRTMQDKTVLFRAHGEPPESYTIALKNNIRIIDASCPIILKLQERIYQSWINKEKIYIFGLPNHPEIIGLNGKIFNNAVIFKDFKELDLSNIPNEITLYSQTTGSLKKFYEIIDKLEAVGIRVHVVDSICRQVSNRESELREFCRRFDCIIFVAGKNSSNGKRLFEMCKEENAKSYFISTIEEIDLTWFRSAERIGVSGATSTPLWLIEKVRDYLLSV, from the coding sequence ATGCTAAATCTTAGAGTTGAAACAGAGCCTAATTCCGGATTTTGTTTCGGTGTGAAGAATGCTATACGAAAGGCTGAAGAAGTATTATCAAGAGGAGAAGAGCTTTATTGCCTTGGAGAATTGGTGCACAACGAGAAGGAAATCATGCGTTTGCAACAAAAGGGCATGAAAATCATATCTTATGAAGAATATAGAACAATGCAGGACAAAACTGTCTTGTTTCGGGCTCACGGGGAGCCTCCTGAAAGTTATACGATCGCTTTGAAAAACAATATAAGGATAATAGATGCTTCCTGCCCAATTATTCTTAAGCTCCAGGAAAGAATTTATCAATCATGGATTAATAAGGAAAAGATTTATATTTTTGGGTTACCTAATCATCCTGAAATAATAGGATTAAATGGTAAAATTTTCAACAATGCGGTGATTTTTAAAGATTTTAAAGAGCTTGACCTTAGCAATATCCCCAATGAAATTACTTTGTATAGCCAGACTACAGGGAGTTTAAAGAAGTTTTATGAAATTATTGACAAGTTAGAAGCTGTTGGCATTAGAGTTCATGTTGTTGATTCTATTTGCCGCCAGGTTTCAAATCGTGAAAGTGAATTGCGTGAGTTTTGCCGCCGTTTTGATTGTATAATTTTTGTAGCAGGAAAGAATTCATCTAATGGCAAAAGGCTTTTTGAAATGTGTAAAGAAGAAAATGCTAAAAGTTATTTTATAAGCACTATAGAAGAAATAGATTTAACATGGTTTCGTTCTGCGGAAAGAATAGGAGTATCCGGTGCTACATCAACTCCTCTCTGGTTAATAGAAAAAGTAAGGGATTATTTACTTTCAGTTTGA
- a CDS encoding O-antigen ligase family protein yields the protein MTDKKKLIWVYAISAVFIALNVFLIAKEFYWFLLLPVAIIVLLLFFFSLDKVLYFIAFCTPLAVSIEDFDSRIALSLPTEPLLFGVFLMFILKLLFERKYDFKIIKHPVSIAILINLLWILITSITSEIPLVSFKYLLSRLWFLVPFYFIAIILFKKINNIKLISWAYTIPLVIVIIYSSYQLYLWSFDEKAAHWVMDPFYNDHTAYGAAISLFVPVIFGFLFDKQYNRTTKLFAIITLLFLLLGLYLSFSRAAWISLLGALVVAIFMFLKIKFRWVFLSIAILLSIFFYYQDNILWKLEKNKQDASADFVEQVQSISNISSDASNLERINRWQSAFRMFNERPFLGWGPGTYQFVYAPYQKTREKTIISTNAGDKGNAHSEYIGPLSESGVFGMLSVFGIITAICYTAINLYRRTKSPRVKLLCMIYFLGLVTYFIHGTLNNFLDTDKLSVPFWFFTAAIVALDIYHKNEIAEQSGEPIQTESK from the coding sequence TTGACCGACAAAAAAAAACTAATATGGGTATATGCTATTAGTGCTGTTTTTATTGCGCTTAACGTTTTTTTAATCGCCAAAGAATTTTACTGGTTTTTATTACTTCCGGTTGCTATTATCGTATTACTCCTTTTTTTCTTTTCACTCGATAAGGTATTGTATTTCATTGCCTTTTGCACGCCCCTGGCTGTTAGCATAGAAGATTTCGACAGCAGAATAGCCTTATCCTTACCGACCGAACCCTTATTGTTTGGCGTATTTCTGATGTTTATTTTAAAATTACTGTTTGAAAGAAAATATGACTTTAAAATTATTAAACACCCTGTCAGTATTGCCATTCTTATTAACCTGCTGTGGATACTTATAACATCAATTACCAGCGAAATACCTCTTGTATCCTTTAAATATCTTTTATCACGCTTATGGTTCCTTGTGCCTTTTTATTTTATTGCAATAATTTTGTTTAAAAAAATAAACAACATTAAGCTTATAAGTTGGGCTTACACCATTCCTTTGGTTATTGTAATTATTTATTCAAGTTACCAGTTGTACTTATGGTCATTTGATGAAAAAGCTGCCCATTGGGTCATGGACCCTTTTTACAATGACCATACAGCATACGGTGCTGCAATTTCATTGTTTGTGCCTGTAATTTTCGGATTTCTTTTTGACAAACAATATAATCGTACAACAAAACTTTTTGCAATTATCACATTGTTATTTCTTTTACTAGGTCTTTATCTATCATTCAGCCGTGCAGCATGGATAAGCCTTTTAGGAGCTCTCGTTGTTGCAATATTTATGTTTCTAAAAATCAAATTCCGCTGGGTATTTCTTTCCATAGCAATTCTTTTAAGCATATTTTTTTACTACCAGGACAACATACTTTGGAAACTGGAAAAAAACAAACAGGATGCTTCTGCTGATTTTGTCGAGCAGGTACAATCCATTTCAAATATATCTTCTGACGCATCGAATTTAGAACGTATCAACCGCTGGCAATCTGCATTTCGTATGTTTAACGAACGTCCATTTCTGGGATGGGGGCCAGGTACTTATCAGTTTGTGTATGCTCCTTATCAAAAAACCAGGGAGAAAACTATTATCAGTACCAATGCAGGCGACAAGGGGAATGCACACAGCGAATACATTGGGCCATTGTCGGAATCGGGTGTATTTGGGATGCTAAGTGTTTTTGGAATTATTACTGCAATTTGTTATACAGCAATTAATTTGTACAGGCGGACAAAATCACCCAGGGTTAAATTATTATGTATGATTTATTTCCTTGGATTGGTAACTTATTTTATTCACGGCACATTGAACAATTTTTTAGATACAGACAAATTATCAGTTCCATTTTGGTTTTTTACTGCCGCCATTGTAGCCCTTGATATTTATCATAAAAATGAGATAGCAGAACAGTCTGGTGAACCGATTCAAACTGAAAGTAAATAA